The bacterium region GGAAAATATATATTGAAGGAAACAGACTTTATTTAAATAATAAACCTGTATTCCTGCGTTTTGTTTTAGATCAGGGATTTTATCCGGATGGAATATGGACTGCACCTACAGATGAGGCTATTAAAAAGGATATTGAGCTTGCAAAGAATGCAGGCTTCAATGGAGCGCGCCTGCATCAGAAAGTTTTTGATCCAAGGTTCCATTACTGGGCCGATCATCTGGGATTTTTAACATGGGGAGAATCTGCAAGTTGGGGGATTAAGAAAGCGGATCCTGCTGCAGCTCGTAATTATTTAAGTGAATGGCGTGAGATAATTGAGAGGGACCGTAATCATCCCTCAATTATTTCCTGGACGATTTTCAATGAATCGGGCTGGACTTATCTGGAACGGGATATTGACCCGAGGAACTGGAATCTGTTTATCAGAGAACAGCATAATCGGCTGCTCAGAGACCTGGTTTTGCTTACAAAGAGTATTGATCCTACAAGACCTGTAAATGATGCCAGCGGACATGTCCATGTACTTACAGATATTTGGACTGTACATAGTTATGCTCAGTCTGCAGAGAAATTGCATGATATACTGGTACTGGATCCTGTAAAGGGGATTCACCGTGACCAGCCTTCTAAAGATACAATTTATGAAGGGCAGCCATATATTGTAGATGAATATGGAGGCATCAAATGGGCGCCTCGGGAAATAAGGGACAATGCTGGTGAATCGTGGGGATATGGTGATAATCCGAAAATCCTTGAAGAGTTTTACACAAGGCTGGAAGCATTAACAGATGTTCTTTTGAGTTTTGATTACATCTCAGGCTTTTGCTATACACAGTTAACTGATATTGAGCAGGAGCAGAATGGAATTTATTATTATGATCGTACAGAGAAGTTTGATATGGAGCGAATACGAAAAATATTCACAAAAAAACCAGTCTGGATGAAATAATAGTAAATTTTCCCAGAAAATTGCATTAAATGATGATTTTGATCCTATTGACCAATGTTCTCTATGGTAAATAAGTCGAAGATTCTACTGGATGGAAAGACATGAGAACTGAAACAATGAAAAAGGCAATAATAACTGCAAAAAGAGAAGTTGCACTAAAAGAAGTTCCTGTTCCAAAAGCAGTAAAAGACTGGGCTCTTGTTAAAATTATGTCTGCACCAATGTGTACTGAGTACAAGGATTACCGAGATGGCATAAAAAATGATTTTCTGGGACATGAAGCTGCCGGAATAGTAACAGAAACTGCAACACCATGTTCTGTCAAGCCTGGCGACCGTGTAGTAGTGATGCCTCAGTATCCATGCGGATCCTGTTCATTATGTCAGAGTGGCGATTATATCCATTGTGAGCATAATTATGATTTTGACCGATTTACCGGGTCTCCTGAAGGTAAATCTACTTATGCGCAGTATTTGCTTAAACCGGCCTGGCTTCTTCCGAAGATACCAGATGGCATTTCCTGTGATCATGCATCCATGCTTTGTTGTGGTCTGGGCCCGACTTTCGGTGCTATGGAACTTATGAAAGTATCATCTTCAGATACAGTCCTGATTACAGGAATGGGTCCGGTCGGTCTTGGCGGTGTAATTAATGGTGTTTCCCGGGGATGCAGAGTTATTGCAGTTACCCATCACAAGTATCGGGCTGATCTTGCAAAATCTCTGGGTGCTGCTGTAGTATTTGATTATCATGATCCTGACATCCTTAATAATATTATTGATTTTACAGAAGGTAATGGTGCAGATGCAGCAATTGACTGTGCAGGGAACAAATCATCACAGAGATTATGTCTTGATGCCACAAAGCGACTTGGTCAGGTAAGTTTTGTAGGCGAGTCAGGATTTCTTAATATAAATATCAGCGATGATCTCATACGCAATGGCCTTACTCTTCATGGTGTCTGGCACTATAATTTAAAATACATTCCCGAATTGTTCCGTATTGTCAGAGATCATAAAGATATTATCGAAAAGTTGATTACACATACATTTCCCATGAGTCGTGTTAATGAAGCATTTGAACTGCAACTGACACGTCAGTGCGGCAAAGTCATTCTGAAACCATGGGAAAGGAACTCTGATTAATAACAGTGTTTTAAATTTTGCATAATGCATAACATATGACAGGATATTTATGAGACTTCAATTTATCGGGATCATCATGATCCTTCTGCTCTGTAATACATTATCTATTGGTCAAGAAAATGAAAAAAACAAAAGCGCTCTGAAAATTTTTATTGATTGTGAGTATTGTGACTTTGATTTTATACGTGAAGAAATTCCATTTGTCAATTATGTGAACGACTATAAAGAGGCGGATGTACACATATTGATTACCAGCCGTGAAACCGGCAGCGGAGGCAGGGAGTGTTCTTCCATATTTATTGGCGAAAAACAATTTGAAGGGAAGAATGACACTCTTTTATTTTACA contains the following coding sequences:
- a CDS encoding beta-glucuronidase; amino-acid sequence: KIYIEGNRLYLNNKPVFLRFVLDQGFYPDGIWTAPTDEAIKKDIELAKNAGFNGARLHQKVFDPRFHYWADHLGFLTWGESASWGIKKADPAAARNYLSEWREIIERDRNHPSIISWTIFNESGWTYLERDIDPRNWNLFIREQHNRLLRDLVLLTKSIDPTRPVNDASGHVHVLTDIWTVHSYAQSAEKLHDILVLDPVKGIHRDQPSKDTIYEGQPYIVDEYGGIKWAPREIRDNAGESWGYGDNPKILEEFYTRLEALTDVLLSFDYISGFCYTQLTDIEQEQNGIYYYDRTEKFDMERIRKIFTKKPVWMK
- a CDS encoding zinc-binding dehydrogenase → MRTETMKKAIITAKREVALKEVPVPKAVKDWALVKIMSAPMCTEYKDYRDGIKNDFLGHEAAGIVTETATPCSVKPGDRVVVMPQYPCGSCSLCQSGDYIHCEHNYDFDRFTGSPEGKSTYAQYLLKPAWLLPKIPDGISCDHASMLCCGLGPTFGAMELMKVSSSDTVLITGMGPVGLGGVINGVSRGCRVIAVTHHKYRADLAKSLGAAVVFDYHDPDILNNIIDFTEGNGADAAIDCAGNKSSQRLCLDATKRLGQVSFVGESGFLNINISDDLIRNGLTLHGVWHYNLKYIPELFRIVRDHKDIIEKLITHTFPMSRVNEAFELQLTRQCGKVILKPWERNSD